One part of the Arvicanthis niloticus isolate mArvNil1 chromosome 15, mArvNil1.pat.X, whole genome shotgun sequence genome encodes these proteins:
- the LOC117721015 gene encoding anionic trypsin-2-like isoform X2 encodes MSALLFLALVGAAVAYPVDDDDKIVGGYTCPKNSVPYQVSLNSGYHFCGGSLINDQWVVSAAHCYKSRIQVRLGEHNINVLEGNEQFVNAAKIIKHPNFQRKTLNNDIMLIKLSSPVTLNARVATVALPSSCAPAGTQCLISGWGNTLSLVNNPDLLQCLDAPLLTQAACQASYPGKITDNMVCAGFLEGGKDSCQGDSGGPVVCNGELQGIVSWGDGCALANSPGVYTKVCNYVEWIQDTIAAN; translated from the exons ATGAGTGCACTCCTGTTCCTGGCCCTTGTGGGAGCTGCTG TTGCTTACCCTGTGGATGATGATGACAAGATCGTTGGAGGATACACCTGCCCTAAGAACTCTGTTCCCTACCAGGTGTCCCTTAACTCTGGCTACCACTTCTGTGGAGGTTCTCTCATCAATGACCAGTGGGTGGTGTCTGCAGCTCACTGCTACAAAAG CCGCATCCAAGTGAGACTGGGAGAGCACAACATCAATGTCCTGGAGGGCAATGAGCAGTTTGTCAATGCTGCCAAGATCATCAAACATCCCAACTTCCAAAGGAAGACCCTGAACAATGACATCATGCTGATCAAGCTCTCTTCTCCTGTGACCCTCAATGCCCGAGTGGCCACTGTGGCTCTGCCCAGCTCCTGTGCACCTGCAGGCACCCAGTGCCTCATCTCTGGCTGGGGCAACACCCTCAGCTTAG tcAATAACCCAGACCTGCTCCAGTGCCTGGATGCCCCACTCCTGACTCAGGCTGCCTGTCAAGCCTCCTATCCTGGAAAAATCACTGATAACATGGTCTGTGCTGGCTTCCTAGAGGGAGGCAAGGATTCTTGCCAG GGTGACTCTGGTGGCCCTGTGGTCTGCAATGGAGAACTCCAGGGTATAGTCTCCTGGGGTGATGGCTGTGCCCTGGCAAATAGTCCTGGTGTGTACACCAAGGTCTGCAACTATGTGGAGTGGATTCAGGACACAATTGCTGCCAACTAG
- the LOC117721018 gene encoding anionic trypsin-2-like, whose amino-acid sequence MKHLLILVLVGTAVAFPAAADKIVGGYICPKNSVPYQVSLNSGNHFCGGSLINDQWVVSAAHCYKSHIQVRLGEHNINVLEGNEQFVNAAKVIRHPSFQRKTLNNDIMLIKLSSPVTLNARVATVALPSSCAPAGTQCLISGWGNTFSIGVNKPDLLQCLDAPLLTQAACQASYPGRITENMVCAGFLEGGKDSCQGDSGGPVVCNGELQGIVSGGDGCALAGSPGVYTKVCNYVDWIQDTIAAN is encoded by the exons ATGAAGCATCTCCTGATCCTGGTCCTTGTGGGAACTGCTG TTGCTTTCCCTGCTGCTGCTGATAAGATCGTTGGAGGATACATCTGCCCCAAGAACTCTGTTCCCTACCAGGTATCCCTGAACTCTGGCAACCACTTCTGTGGAGGATCTCTCATCAATGATCAATGGGTGGTATCTGCAGCTCACTGCTACAAAAG CCACATCCAAGTGAGACTGGGAGAGCACAACATCAATGTCCTGGAGGGCAATGAGCAGTTTGTCAATGCTGCCAAGGTCATCAGGCACCCCAGCTTCCAAAGGAAGACCCTGAACAATGACATCATGCTGATCAAGCTCTCTTCTCCTGTGACCCTCAATGCCAGAGTGGCCACTGTGGCTCTGCCCAGCTCCTGTGCACCTGCTGGCACCCAGTGCCTCATCTCTGGCTGGGGCAACACCTTCAGCATTGGTG TCAATAAGCCAGACCTGCTCCAGTGCCTGGATGCCCCACTGCTGACTCAGGCTGCCTGTCAAGCCTCCTATCCTGGAAGAATCACTGAGAACATGGTCTGTGCTGGCTTTCTAGAGGGAGGCAAGGATTCCTGCCAG GGTGACTCTGGTGGCCCTGTGGTCTGCAATGGAGAACTCCAAGGCATAGTCTCTGGGGGTGATGGCTGTGCCCTGGCAGGCAGTCCTGGTGTATACACCAAGGTCTGCAACTATGTGGACTGGATTCAGGACACAATTGCTGCCAACTAG
- the LOC117721015 gene encoding anionic trypsin-2-like isoform X1 yields the protein MSALLFLALVGAAVAYPVDDDDKIVGGYTCPKNSVPYQVSLNSGYHFCGGSLINDQWVVSAAHCYKSRIQVRLGEHNINVLEGNEQFVNAAKIIKHPNFQRKTLNNDIMLIKLSSPVTLNARVATVALPSSCAPAGTQCLISGWGNTLSLGVNNPDLLQCLDAPLLTQAACQASYPGKITDNMVCAGFLEGGKDSCQGDSGGPVVCNGELQGIVSWGDGCALANSPGVYTKVCNYVEWIQDTIAAN from the exons ATGAGTGCACTCCTGTTCCTGGCCCTTGTGGGAGCTGCTG TTGCTTACCCTGTGGATGATGATGACAAGATCGTTGGAGGATACACCTGCCCTAAGAACTCTGTTCCCTACCAGGTGTCCCTTAACTCTGGCTACCACTTCTGTGGAGGTTCTCTCATCAATGACCAGTGGGTGGTGTCTGCAGCTCACTGCTACAAAAG CCGCATCCAAGTGAGACTGGGAGAGCACAACATCAATGTCCTGGAGGGCAATGAGCAGTTTGTCAATGCTGCCAAGATCATCAAACATCCCAACTTCCAAAGGAAGACCCTGAACAATGACATCATGCTGATCAAGCTCTCTTCTCCTGTGACCCTCAATGCCCGAGTGGCCACTGTGGCTCTGCCCAGCTCCTGTGCACCTGCAGGCACCCAGTGCCTCATCTCTGGCTGGGGCAACACCCTCAGCTTAGGTG tcAATAACCCAGACCTGCTCCAGTGCCTGGATGCCCCACTCCTGACTCAGGCTGCCTGTCAAGCCTCCTATCCTGGAAAAATCACTGATAACATGGTCTGTGCTGGCTTCCTAGAGGGAGGCAAGGATTCTTGCCAG GGTGACTCTGGTGGCCCTGTGGTCTGCAATGGAGAACTCCAGGGTATAGTCTCCTGGGGTGATGGCTGTGCCCTGGCAAATAGTCCTGGTGTGTACACCAAGGTCTGCAACTATGTGGAGTGGATTCAGGACACAATTGCTGCCAACTAG